The Mercurialis annua linkage group LG8, ddMerAnnu1.2, whole genome shotgun sequence genome window below encodes:
- the LOC126660230 gene encoding DNA topoisomerase 2, with the protein MEPPTTAAPLTTSNNANKKTIEETYQKKSQLEHILLRPDTYIGSIEKHVQTLWVYENDTMVNRSVTYVPGLYKIFDEILVNAADNKQRDPKMDALRVTIDVENNMISVYNNGDGVPVEIHKEEGVYVPELIFGHLLTSSNYDDSEKKTTGGRNGYGAKLANIFSTEFVIETADGKRLKKYKQVFSNNMGKKSSPSITKCKQGENWTKISFKPDLAKFNMEMLEEDVVALMKKRVIDMAGCLGHNVKVELNGKRVPIKSFQDYVKLYLGTVSESEADIPKSFYLKVGDRWEICVSTTEGQFQQVSFVNSIATIKGGTHVDYVTNQITNYLVGFVNKKNKTANIKAHNVKNYLWVFVNALIDNPAFDSQTKETLTLRQSNFGSKCELPDDFLKKVAKSDIVENLLSWAKFKNEKELKKTDGTKRGRVNIPKLEDANEAGTKNSHKCTLILTEGDSAKTLAISGLGALSQDVRDLYGVFPLRGKLLNVREATPKQLNENKEIESIKKILGLQQSKKYDNTNSLRYGHLMIMTDQDHDGSHIKGLLINFIYYFWPSLLRIPSFLVEFITPIVKASHRNGTVLSFYTMPEYKSWKESLIGSAKGWTIKYYKGLGTNEKKEGMQYFRDIETHQKDFFWEDEEDGNCIELAFSKKKIEARKNWLRQFQPGTHLDQTNKLIKYSDFINKELILFSVADLQRSIPSMVDGLKPAQRKILFCCFKRNLVKELKVVQLQGYVSEHSAYHHGEASLQSTIVSMAQNYVGSNNVNLLAPRGQFGTRCNGGKDHASPRYIFTCLSPITRFLFSKDDDSLLDYLQEDGLSIEPTWYAPIIPLVLVNGCEGIGTGWSTSIPNFNPRDIVGNIRRLLNDERMEPMHPWYRGFKGTIERVASKESGASYAVNGIIEEVNETTLRITELPVRRWTEDYKDFLNSVVENGRDEKGNLIKDSFIKDFRKYGDDVSVCFEVLLSEEKMSEVKKEGLLKKFKLATTISTSNMHLFNPKGTIKKYDSPEEILEEFFHLRLELYEKRKNLKLLSLEKELLVLENKVRFILGVVSGEIVVNNRKKADLLMELRQKGFTPFPKNIPIEAVVSGATDDTLASESGEEEDAEESVTAKSNVQADDYEYLLSMSIVSLTLERVEKLCSEKDSINEELETLRRIAPKDLWFKDLEAFEMQLDKLEAEDAAERQKSANDKINGQGGFKVSRQGPKNPRKNNNTVKNEVKASSSTIETESVAEVVKPKGRAGAKKAPAKKQDKPTLTLVDEDDEVESLKDRLKAYTLDSSPEQSNAMETDVPQKPGRKPTSKRVQKKPLSDSEDDQVDLDDADDDSDVEVVPAPQAKKKGGRKPAATAANPKAAKPHAGTKKRGVGQKLLTEMLKPAENAGISPEKKVRKMRASPFNKKSGSLLGRVVGQGIEATTAGMGELSVSTSPSGDTDEVVEVAARARPQRVNRTQNKYVISDSDNDEEEAADESDFEKDDDTDDDDFDADE; encoded by the exons ATGGAACCACCGACCACGGCGGCGCCGCTAACAACAAGCAACAACGCCAACAAGAAAACGATCGAAGAAACCTACCAGAAAAAAAGCCAGCTGGAGCACATCCTCCTCCGTCCTGACACCTACATTGGCTCGATTGAGAAGCACGTGCAGACGCTATGGGTCTACGAGAACGACACGATGGTGAACCGGAGCGTCACGTACGTCCCCGGCCTTTATAAAATCTTCGACGAAATACTTGTCAACGCGGCCGATAATAAACAGAGGGATCCGAAAATGGACGCGCTGAGAGTGACGATTGACGTGGAGAATAACATGATCAGTGTTTATAATAACGGCGACGGAGTGCCGGTGGAGATTCATAAGGAGGAGGGCGTTTATGTGCCGGAGTTGATTTTTGGACATCTGTTGACTAGTAGTAACTACGATGACAGTGAGAAGAAAACTACCGGCGGGAGAAATGGCTATGGAGCGAAATTGGCGAACATTTTTTCGACGGAGTTTGTCATTGAGACGGCCGATGGTAAGAGGCTGAAGAAGTATAAACAG GTTTTCTCCAATAACATGGGGAAGAAATCTTCTCCAAGCATAACGAAGTGTAAGCAGGGTGAAAATTGGACGAAGATTTCCTTTAAGCCTGATCTAGCAAAATTCAATATGGAGATGCTTGAAGAAGATGTTGTCGCATTGATGAAGAAGCGTGTTATTGATATGGCTGGCTGTCTTGGACATAATGTGAAGGTTGAGCTCAATGGGAAGCGTGTTCCTATTAAATCGTTTCAGGATTATGTTAAGTTATACCTGGGTACTGTCTCAGAATCTGAAGCAGACATCCCTAAAAG CTTCTACCTGAAAGTAGGTGATAGATGGGAAATATGCGTGAGTACTACTGAGGGTCAGTTCCAACAG GTCAGCTTTGTCAACTCTATTGCGACAATCAAGGGTGGGACTCATGTCGATTATGTTACTAATCAGATCACTAACTATTTGGTGGGATTTGTTAATAAGAAGAACAAGACTGCCAATATCAAAGCTCACAATGTGAAGAACTATTTGTGGGTTTTTGTCAATGCTCTCATTGATAACCCTGCTTTTGACTCTCAAACTAAAGAGACTCTCACTCTTCGTCAAAGCAATTTCGGTTCTAAATGTGAACTTCCAGATGACTTCCTGAAGAAAG TAGCGAAGTCTGATATTGTGGAAAACCTGCTATCATGGGCAAAGTTCAAAAATGAGAAAGAATTGAAGAAAACTGACGGAACCAAAAGAGGAAGGGTTAATATTCCAAAACTGGAGGATGCCAATGAGGCCGGAACAAAGAACTCTCATAAATGTACCTTGATATTGACTGAAGGAGATTCAGCAAAGACTCTTGCA ATTTCTGGTTTAGGTGCATTGTCTCAAGATGTTCGGGACTTATATGGAGTGTTTCCATTGAGAGGTAAATTGCTAAACGTAAGGGAAGCCACTCCTAAACAGCTGAACGAGAATAAGGAAATTGAAAGCATAAAGAAGATCCTTGGGTTACAGCAAAGTAAGAAGTACGATAATACCAACTCTTTGAGATATGGACATCTTATGATAATGACAGATCAG GATCATGATGGTTCCCACATCAAGGGCTTGTtgatcaattttatttattatttctgGCCATCTTTGCTGAGAATTCCATCATTCCTGGTTGAATTCATCACTCCTATTGTGAAG GCCTCTCATCGCAATGGAACTGTTTTATCCTTTTATACCATGCCAGAGTATAAATCATGGAAGGAAAGTCTGATTGGGAGTGCAAAGGGTTGGACTATTAAGTACTataag GGGTTaggaacaaatgaaaaaaaagaaggaaTGCAATACTTTAGAGATATTGAAACTCATCAGAAAGATTTTTTTTGGGAGGATGAAGAAGATGGTAATTGCATAGAGCTGGCCTTCAGTAAGAAGAAGATCGAGGCAAGGAAAAACTGGCTTCGGCAATTTCAG CCTGGCACTCATCTTGACCAGACGAACAAACTCATCAAATATAGTGATTTCATCAACAAGGAGCTTATCTTGTTTTCTGTGGCTGATCTGCAAAGATCAATACCTTCCATGGTTGATGGACTAAAGCCAGCTCAAAGGAAGAtacttttttgttgttttaagAGGAATTTGGTCAAAGAACTTAAAGTTGTCCAATTACAAGGTTATGTGTCTGAGCACTCGGCTTACCACCATGGGGAGGCAAGTCTTCAATCAACAATCGTTTCCATGGCACAGAACTATGTTGGCAGCAACAATGTTAATCTTCTTGCACCAAGAGGTCAATTTGGCACTCGTTGCAAT GGAGGCAAAGATCATGCAAGCCCAAGGTACATCTTTACATGTCTATCTCCAATTACAAGGTTCCTGTTCTCAAAAGACGATGACAGTCTTCTTGACTACTTACAAGAAGATGGCCTTTCGATTGAACCTACTTG GTATGCTCCAATCATACCACTGGTTCTTGTGAATGGCTGTGAAGGAATTGGCACTGGGTGGAGTACTTCTATCCCCAATTTCAATCCAAGAGATATTGTTGGAAATATAAGACGTTTGTTGAATGATGAAAGAATGGAACCTATGCATCCTTGGTATAGGGGTTTCAAGGGAACGATTGAAAGAGTTGCATCGAAAGAAAGTGGGGCGAGCTATGCTGTTAATGGAATAATTGAGGAAGTGAATGAAACTACTCTGAGGATCACAGAATTACCAGTTCGGAGGTGGACTGAAGATTACAAGGATTTTTTGAATTCTGTTGTAGAAAATGGAAGAGATGAAAAGGGAAATCTAATCAAGGATTCCTTTATCAAG GATTTCAGGAAGTATGGCGATGATGTTTCTGTATGCTTTGAGGTTCTGTTGTCCGAAGAGAAAATGAGTGAGGTCAAGAAAGAAGGTCTgctgaaaaaattcaaactggCGACCACTATTAGCACGTCTAACATGCATCTCTTCAATCCTAAAGGGACGATAAAGAAATATGACAGCCCCGAAGAAA TCCTTGAAGAGTTTTTCCACTTGAGGTTGGAATTGTATGAGAAACGGAAG AACCTTAAACTTCTTAGTCTCGAAAAGGAGTTGCTGGTGTTAGAAAATAAGGTGAGGTTTATTCTTGGGGTTGTTTCAGGAGAAATTGTGGTGAACAACAGGAAGAAGGCTGATTTGCTAATGGAGCTACGGCAGAAAGGGTTCACTCCTTTTCCTAAGAACATACCTATTGAAGCTGTGGTTTCTGGGGCAACTGATGATACATTAGCATCTGAAAGTGGAGAGGAGGAAGATGCAGAGGAGTCCGTGACTGCCAAGTCTAATGTACAAGCTGATGATTACGAGTATTTGCTGTCTATGTCTATTGTATCATTGACGCTTGAGAGGGTTGAGAAATTATGCTCTGAGAAAGATAGCATCAATGAGGAACTTGAAACCTTAAGAAGGATAGCTCCAAAGGATTTATGGTTCAAAGATCTTGAAGCTTTTGAGATGCAACTTGAT AAATTGGAAGCTGAGGACGCAGCGGAAAGACAGAAGTCTgcaaatgataaaataaatggtCAAGGTGGTTTCAAAGTTTCTCGACAAGGACCAAAAAATCCTAGGAAGAACAACAATACAGTCAAAAATGAAGTAAAAGCATCCAGTTCGACAATAGAAACAG AGAGTGTTGCTGAGGTGGTTAAACCGAAGGGAAGGGCAGGTGCAAAGAAGGCTCCTGCTAAGAAG CAAGACAAACCCACTCTTACTTTGGtggatgaagatgatgaagttGAATCACTGAAAGATCGATTGAAAGCTTATACACTTGATTCCTCACCTGAACAATCCAATG CCATGGAAACTGATGTGCCCCAAAAACCTGGTAGGAAACCAACAAGCAAAAGGGTTCAGAAGAAGCCGTTGTCCGACAGTGAGGATGATCAAGTAGACCTTGATGATGCAGACGATGACTCTGATGTAGAAGTAGTACCTGCACCACAAGCTAAAAAGAAAGGAGGGAGAAAGCCGGCGGCGACGGCTGCAAATCCCAAGGCAGCCAAACCCCATGCAGGCACAAAGAAAAGAGGAGTGGGTCAGAAACTTTTGACAGAAATGCTGAAGCCGGCTGAAAATGCTGGAATATCCCCGGAAAAGAAAGTCAGGAAAATGAGGGCGTCTCCGTTTAACAAGAAGAGTGGTTCATTATTGGGCAGGGTGGTTGGCCAGGGAATTGAGGCTACTACTGCCGGAATGGGAGAGCTGTCTGTTTCTACTTCGCCATCCGGTGATACAGACGAAGTTGTTGAAGTGGCAGCGAGAGCTAGACCACAGAGAGTAAACCGCACACAGAATAAGTATGTGATAAGTGACTCGGATAATGATGAAGAAGAGGCTGCTGATGAATCCGATTTCGAGAAAGATGATGACACCGATGATGATGACTTCGATGCGGATGAATGA
- the LOC126659668 gene encoding protein OBERON 4 — protein sequence MKRLKSSDDLESYNNEKSSNKDSNPNRSSRSFYYKSDNVRKGLMSTSSSSGRYDRDRSVDDDSRESSRMVRKRSDHDFDGFDRRKGAGLGFDRYGSREGHSSGGSREGHSGGGSDRVVHRSESFCGSRRDFPKGFRSERDRSRREGSVSSWRRFGGVIGKEFDESSRGVRSGNEERLNVNAATRSSPNGRGGNEERLNVNAAARSSPNGRGGIEERLNVNAAARSSPNGRGGIEERLNANAAARSSPNGRGGNEERLNVNAAARSSPKGLRDVKSPSWSRDSGSEQTRVVRGSVRDEGKGKSSNSKSRSSPTWSKDSGSEQSKSVEVAKKSEVEAKSAASEIEVKSVVASGSSSEMEEGELEPEPESVPQAVEEVKEDATDTEKGRQENFMSNADNREVENDTEVKDQVNKVEKESDKASSHKVNFFVKEVNKMSSSEESLNDGNSTNEDEIGNMKSDERGEKSQSLNEKSVCKEEHQDMVVDKPVYVQVETRTEKVIDLVDKVDDVEASRLNKVIKEENGVLEMNIGPVTEALGQNLKDKGKSVAVSQTHAADASENGAWIERESRNIAACRDEEDDMEGPSTRAFELFTSSPVRRFEKTDHGLSKPKDEKLMLEPLDLSLSLPNVLLPIGASKDAAQAPGSPSHGRSVQSFSSFRTNSDGFTASMSFSGSQSFFHNPSCSLTQNSIDMDNYEQSVHSRPLFQGIDQGIWPGLAQNDSKHKDVPLYQKVLLNGNGSVHQSQSLQGLSNGQALQGSSKIPNGLERQLSFHKQLSGQGRNPDETRSPSQSIGSHDIGSTYSLEKKRPMRENHEGRLYRSNSQKEQEQFLIGGADFVETIVSRIVSDPIHVMARKFHEMTGQSTSLVKESIREMMLNADKQGQLYAFQSALQNRSDLSLDILLKSHRCQLQILVALKTGLREYLQVDNNISSPDLAEVFLNLRCRNLTCRSPVPVDECDCKVCSKKSGFCSSCMCLVCSKFDMAYQTCSWVGCDVCLHWCHTDCALRESYIRNGKSANGAQGSAEMQFHCVACDHPSEMFGFVKEVYINFAKTWGAETFCKELQYVKRIFSGSKGVRGRRLYEISARMLEKLTNKSKLPEVYSCIMGFLNESDSSKFSNTSSFLGKEQGNGSNVGTAGPSQDASWLKSVYKEKAPQLERSNSLLPTFHTDLHDKRRVDPELERSAQKEPVFDELESIVRIKHAEAKMFQSRADDARRESEGLKRIALAKNEKIEEEYTSRITKLRLLESEEMRKQKFEEFQSLERAHQEYFSLKMRMESDIKDLLLKMEATKRNLAR from the exons atgaagAGGCTCAAATCAAGTGATGATCTTGAATCTTATAATAACGAGAAAAGCTCGAATAAAGATTCGAATCCGAATAGATCATCTCGGAGCTTCTATTATAAATCTGATAATGTCAGGAAAGGATTGATGTCTACATCATCTTCTTCTGGTAGGTATGATCGAGACCGATCTGTAGATGATGATAGTAGGGAGAGTTCAAGGATGGTTAGGAAGCGGTCTGATCATGATTTTGATGGATTTGATCGGAGAAAAGGCGCAGGGTTAGGGTTTGATAGGTATGGAAGTAGAGAAGGGCATAGCAGCGGTGGAAGTAGAGAAGGGCATAGTGGTGGTGGAAGTGATAGAGTTGTTCATCGATCGGAGAGTTTTTGTGGCTCGAGGAGGGATTTTCCGAAAGGATTTAGGTCGGAAAGGGATAGGTCGAGAAGAGAAGGGAGTGTTTCGTCATGGAGGAGATTTGGGGGGGTTATTGGTAAGGAATTTGACGAGAGTAGTAGAGGCGTTAGAAGTGGAAATGAAGAAAGACTGAATGTGAATGCTGCTACTCGGTCTTCACCGAATGGTAGAGGTGGAAATGAAGAGAGACTGAATGTGAATGCTGCTGCTAGGTCTTCACCGAATGGTAGAGGTGGAATTGAAGAGAGACTGAATGTGAATGCTGCTGCTAGGTCTTCACCGAATGGTAGAGGTGGAATTGAAGAGAGACTGAATGCGAATGCTGCTGCTAGGTCTTCACCGAATGGTAGAGGTGGAAATGAAGAGAGACTGAATGTGAATGCTGCTGCTAGGTCTTCCCCGAAAGGATTGAGAGATGTAAAGTCACCGAGTTGGTCGAGGGATTCAGGAAGTGAGCAAACTAGGGTGGTGAGAGGTAGTGTGAGGGATGAGGGGAAGGGGAAGTCTTCGAATTCGAAATCGAGATCATCACCCACATGGTCTAAGGATTCAGGAAGTGAGCAGTCAAAGAGTGTGGAGGTGGCAAAGAAGAGTGAGGTGGAGGCCAAGAGTGCTGCTAGTGAAATAGAAGTGAAGAGTGTTGTTGCTAGTGGAAGTAGCAGTGAAATGGAAGAAGGGGAGCTTGAACCAGAGCCCGAATCAGTTCCTCAAGCTGTTGAGGAGGTTAAGGAAGATGCAACTGATACTGAGAAAGGACGACAAGAGAATTTCATGTCCAATGCTGATAACAGGGAGGTTGAGAATGACACTGAGGTGAAGGATCAAGTTAATAAAGTAGAAAAAGAATCCGACAAAGCAAGTTCTCacaaggtgaatttttttgttaaagaagTTAATAAGATGTCGAGTTCCGAGGAGAGTTTGAATGATGGTAATAGTACTAATGAGGATGAAATTGGGAATATGAAAAGTGATGAAAGGGGTGAGAAGAGTCAAAGTTTGAATGAAAAGAGTGTGTGCAAGGAGGAACATCAGGACATGGTGGTTGATAAGCCAGTATATGTGCAGGTAGAGACTAGGACAGAGAAAGTTATTGATCTTGTGGATAAGGTGGATGATGTTGAAGCATCAAGGTTGAATAAGGTAATTAAAGAGGAGAATGGAGTACTTGAAATGAACATCGGTCCAGTTACAGAAGCTTTAGGCCAAAATTTGAAGGACAAAGGCAAAAGTGTGGCTGTTTCACAAACCCATGCTGCTGATGCCTCAGAAAATGGTGCGTGGATTGAGAGAGAATCCAGAAATATTGCGGCTTGTCGGGATGAGGAAGATGATATGGAAGGGCCAAGTACTAGGGCATTTGAGTTGTTCACTAGCTCTCCTGTCAGAAGATTTGAAAAAACAGACCATGGTCTAAGTAAGCCTAAAGATGAAAAACTGATGCTGGAGCCTCTCGATCTTTCTCTTAGCTTACCAAATGTTCTGCTGCCAATAGGTGCTTCCAAAGATGCTGCTCAGGCTCCTGGCTCTCCTAGTCATGGGAGAAGTGTTCAATCTTTTAGCTCATTTCGGACGAATTCAGATGGATTTACTGCATCAATGTCTTTTTCTGGTTCGCAGTCATTTTTCCACAATCCAAGCTGTTCTCTAACACAGAATTCAATCGACATGGACAACTATGAGCAGTCTGTTCACAGTCGTCCCCTTTTCCAGGGAATTGATCAAGGAATTTGGCCAGGGCTAGCACAAAATGATTCTAAACATAAAGATGTTCCCTTGTATCAGAAGGTTCTGTTGAATGGAAATGGTTCTGTACATCAGTCACAATCATTGCAGGGTTTGTCAAATGGTCAAGCACTGCAAGGGAGCTCTAAGATTCCCAATGGACTAGAAAGGCAGCTAAGTTTTCATAAACAATTGTCAGGACAGGGGAGAAATCCGGACGAAACCAGATCTCCTTCACAAAGTATAGGATCTCATGACATTGGTTCAACTTATAGCCTTGAGAAAAAGCGGCCCATGAGAGAAAACCATGAAGGTAGACTATACAGGAGTAATAGCCAAAAAGAGCAAGAACAGTTTCTAATTGGTGGGGCTGATTTCGTTGAGACTATTGTTAGCAGAATAGTTTCTGACCCTATTCATGTTATGGCTAGGAAATTCCATGAAATGACCGGGCAATCCACATCATTAGTGAAGGAAAGTATTCGTGAGATGATGTTGAATGCTGATAAGCAAGGGCAGCTATATGCATTTCAAAGTGCCTTGCAGAACAGGTCTGACTTGTCATTGGATATACTACTAAAATCCCATCGGTGTCAACTGCAAATCTTGGTAGCTTTGAAAACTGGCCTAAGGGAATATCTTCAAGTAGACAATAACATCTCATCACCTGATTTGGCGGAGGTCTTCCTGAACCTGAGATGTAGAAATCTTACCTGTCGAAGTCCCGTGCCTGTGGATGAATGTGATTGCAAGGTTTGTTCTAAAAAGAGTGGTTTTTGTAGTTCATGTATGTGTCTTGTGTGTTCAAAGTTCGATATGGCGTATCAAACTTGTAGCTGGGTCGGATGTGACGTTTGTCTCCATTGGTGCCATACGGATTGTGCATTGAGGGAGTCTTACATTAGAAATGGGAAAAGTGCAAATGGAGCACAAGGGAGCGCTGAGATGCAATTTCATTGCGTTGCATGTGATCATCCCTCTGAGATGTTTGGGTTTGTCAAGGAGGTTTACATAAACTTTGCAAAGACATGGGGGGCAGAAACATTTTGCAAGGAACTTCAATATGTCAAGAGAATTTTTAGCGGCAGCAAAGGTGTGAGAGGCCGGCGGCTCTATGAAATTTCTGCTCGGATGCtggaaaaattaacaaataagtcTAAACTTCCAGAGGTTTACAGTTGTATCATGGGCTTTTTGAATG AAAGTGATTCTTCAAAGTTCAGCAATACATCTTCCTTCTTGGGGAAGGAACAGGGAAATGGAAGCAATGTGGGTACGGCAGGTCCTAGCCAGGATGCGTCCTGGCTCAAATCTGTTTATAAAGAAAAAGCTCCGCAATTGGAAAGATCAAATAGCCTCCTTCCCACCTTTCATACAGACTTGCATGATAAACGTCGAGTAGATCCTGAGCTGGAGAGAAGTGCCCAGAAAGAACCAGTTTTTGACGAACTGGAGAGCATCGTGAGAATTAAACATGCAGAGGCTAAAATGTTTCAGTCACGTGCTGATGATGCAAGGAGGGAATCTGAGGGTCTGAAGCGGATTGCACTTGCGAAGAATGAGAAAATCGAAGAAGAATACACAAGCAGAATCACAAAACTGCGGTTACTCGAGTCTGAGGAAATGCGTAAACAAAAATTCGAAGAATTCCAATCTCTTGAAAGAGCCCATCAGGAGTACTTCAGCTTGAAAATGAGAATGGAATCAGATATCAAAGACCTGCTGTTGAAAATGGAAGCTACAAAACGAAACCTCGCAAGGTGA